The Sebastes umbrosus isolate fSebUmb1 chromosome 10, fSebUmb1.pri, whole genome shotgun sequence nucleotide sequence AATTTGATCTGGCTGCTCTTTTTTGGCAAAGGTACCGGGTAAGATTTCAATACTTACTTAACGTCTTAGGGTTAgccttttttttcacaaaataaatgcatctgTTTGAGTAGTCTTTACACGCATGTTCAGAGTTCTGCCAGCTCCACACATGAGTGCTAGTGCTTTTTCTCGAGGTAATTTGAGGGAACCCATCCTTTCCTTGGTTTGCCATTGTCCAGAATCTTGCAGTACCACCATCCATTGGGGTTTCTGTCCAGGACCTCCAGACTTGTCCCCTCAGGAAAGCCCATGGTCTCCTCGTCGCCGTGGTAATCTGCTATGGAGACGAACACCTCTCTGAGGTTGTTGTGGATGATGTGGGGCTTGGGTTTCACTGTGGATACAGGGAGGGCGTTCTTCTGGGGGCTGAGGCCGAGGGATTCGGAGCTACCGGTGCCGGATCTGTTCCTGATGGGCAGTGCTATGTTGTTTGGCGGCAAGCTACGTGGCACGGTGCCGAAGGAGGCGTTGCGTCGCACTGTGGGGCTGGCGCGAGGGTGGTCCGTGGAGTTGAGTGACTCGTTTCTCCTGAGGGAGCCGGCAGGGCTGGGACCGTCCCTGATCGGGGCCGATATGAACACCGACTGAGGTCTGACAacctgctgctgtttggtgctatTCTGCTTGCGTGAACCAAACAAGCCGATGGGTTTGGAGAGGCCGCCCGGAGGCTTGGAAGGGATGGGTGGGGTGACCTTTTTTAGGTTTTGGTTGATGTTGTTCAACGCCTGCACCCTTTGTTCGTTCTTCTCCAGGCTGTTGGACTTGCTGAGGCTTCCAGGTTTAGTCGGGGTGCCGTCAGATTCGGACCCCGCCATGTCATCTTGTTGCCTGGCGGGCTCCAGGAAGTAAGTCGGAGCCCAGCCCTCTGTGTCTCCCCAGCGTATATACCACCAACCGCTCTCCTGCTTCTCCAGCACTTCCACCTCCACCCCACCGGGGAAGCTGAGCTCAGACTCTTGGACCTTCTCGTAGGGATCTGTGGTGCGATACAGGCTGCAGCCTTCCATGTCGGAGTCTCCCCGGCTGCCTTTAGAATAGATGGAGGAGAGATCGGACGTGCTCTGAGAAGAAAAGGAGTCCTCTGAGGAGATGACTGAAGCTGTCTCAGAGTCCTCACCTTTAGTTTTGGTGCCGTTCTTCAGCTGCCCTGTTGGCCTTAGCTGTCTTCTCAAGGTGCTGATATCCATCTTCTCTGCACTGGACGCCTTGGCTAGTTGTGGTTTAGGCCTCACCACTGGCTTTGGTTTAGATTTGATGGAAGAGGATGCCTTGCTTTCGTCTTGGTCTTTCTTATTTCTGGACAGATCCGGGGTGGACTCAGTGGAGGCAGACTTGGGACTGGATGCTTCCTCGGTTTTGGCTGCAAATGGGCTCCCGTTCAAGTCTATCTTGAGCTTGTTACCTGCAGGTCTCCACCCACCTGATGTCGAGTTTGCAGTCTTGCCAGTTTCTGACAAGACACTTGTCTTGGAGGAATTTGAGTCCCTGCTGCACTGCCGCTCCGGCGTCTCCCTGAAGGGCCGGAAGCCGTCGTTCTCATAGATacactctccctctccctccgcCTCCCCCTCTGCCTCGTGGCCATCTTCAAATGACTCGCACATCTTGAAGGAGGCACTGTGGAGCGACGACGCCGGAGAAGGCTTCGAGGACAGGTGGGATCCCTTCTCGGAGGAAGTGTCCTCATTCTT carries:
- the LOC119495786 gene encoding SH3 and PX domain-containing protein 2A-like isoform X6, whose translation is MRILDKFPIEGGQKDPKKRIIPFLPGKVLFRRSHIRDVAVKRLKHLDNYCKALMKLPSHISQSEEVLKFLETKSEDLNPPTEDCGGSGKRKSGVDPSDPMLLEQYVVVASYEKQEPAEISLQAGEVVDVIEKSESGWWFVSTAEEQGWVPATYLHSHSATRDDSELGASKAGEVTKRHKAHLKRLDRRWTLGGVISRQQSREEKYVTVQPYAGQGKDEIAFEKGVIVEVMQKNLEGWWFIRYQDKEGWAPASYLKKMKDDLSPRKKTVTGPVEIIGNIMEISNLLNKKASSEKDVQVEGVPESPQVAKKEISLPIPCADSSPVNTPQDGKSKAEPSSPAIARIAPQRVEIGSPVLRQKPPPRRDATLGFQLPSPPDAPAVEAEYYTIADFQSCISDGITFNGGQKAEVIEKNSGGWWYVHIGEKEGWAPCSYIDKRKKPNLNRRTSTLCRPKIPPPAPPVKKQDSVETAPPSSPSSEAPESPVSPGRPVYEEPEYDVPAIGDLDMESEFEFLRGEGSLVDVKNEDTSSEKGSHLSSKPSPASSLHSASFKMCESFEDGHEAEGEAEGEGECIYENDGFRPFRETPERQCSRDSNSSKTSVLSETGKTANSTSGGWRPAGNKLKIDLNGSPFAAKTEEASSPKSASTESTPDLSRNKKDQDESKASSSIKSKPKPVVRPKPQLAKASSAEKMDISTLRRQLRPTGQLKNGTKTKGEDSETASVISSEDSFSSQSTSDLSSIYSKGSRGDSDMEGCSLYRTTDPYEKVQESELSFPGGVEVEVLEKQESGWWYIRWGDTEGWAPTYFLEPARQQDDMAGSESDGTPTKPGSLSKSNSLEKNEQRVQALNNINQNLKKVTPPIPSKPPGGLSKPIGLFGSRKQNSTKQQQVVRPQSVFISAPIRDGPSPAGSLRRNESLNSTDHPRASPTVRRNASFGTVPRSLPPNNIALPIRNRSGTGSSESLGLSPQKNALPVSTVKPKPHIIHNNLREVFVSIADYHGDEETMGFPEGTSLEVLDRNPNGWWYCKILDNGKPRKGWVPSNYLEKKH